Part of the Pseudomonas abietaniphila genome is shown below.
GGCCAGTTGTTGAAATGTTTAGCTCAAGACCAAAAATCGTGCAAGTGGTCAGGAAATTCCTACGCCCATGGGTCACGCATCTGTAGGCGCGTGGCGTGTCCCGCGATCGGCTGCGCAGCAGTCGTCAACGGTGAAATACGGTGTATCAGGCAGATAGCACTTCATCCTTTTGCTGCCGGTTCCCGGCAGATCGCGGGACAAGCCGCGCTCCTACAGGTGCCAGCTCTTGACGTACCTGTCCTGTTCGCCATAGTCTTCGGGTCATGAACGTTACCCAGCATTTCTTCGGCCAGATAATTATTACCGCCATTCCAGTCATGGCGGGTTAGCCGACGTTTGCACCGAACCCGCCCTAGAGGCGGGTTTTTTCTCTCTGTCTCCCGGGCCCAAATCTCGAATCAGGAGTCAGACATGATCATCATCCGCCCTTCCCTCGCCGTCTTCTTGTCACGCCTGATCATCGCCACCCCTTCGACGAGGCCGACACGATGAACCAGATGCTCGAGAAAACGCTGGCCCAAGGCGACCTGCTCAATCACTACGTCAAAAAAATCCTCACCTCGCGCGTCTACGACGTGGCCGTGGAAACCCCGCTGCACGGCGCTCGTCAGCTGTCCGAGCGGCTGGGCAACCAGGTGTTGCTCAAGCGCGAAGACCTGCAGCCGGTGTTCTCCTTCAAGATTCGTGGCGCCTACAACAAGCTGGCCCAGTTGAGCCCGGAAGAACTGGCGCGGGGCGTGGTCACGGCGTCGGCGGGCAACCATGCGCAAGGCCTGGCGCTGGCGGCGAAGACCCTGGGGGTGTCGGCCACCATCGTGATGCCCAAGACCACCCCGGAGATCAAGGTCGAAGGCGTGCGCTCGCGCGGCGGCAAGGTGGTGCTGCACGGCGACTCGTTCCCGGAGGCGCTGGCGTATTCGCTGAAGCTGGTCGAGGAAAAAGGCTACGTCTACATCCACCCTTACGACGATCCAGACACCATCGCCGGGCAAGGCACGGTGGCCATGGAAATCCTGCGTCAGCACCCGGGCCAACTGGACGCGATCTTCGTGCCGGTGGGCGGCGGCGGGCTGATCGCCGGCATCGCGGCGTACGTGAAATACCTGCGTCCGGAGATCAAGGTGATCGGCGTCGAACCCGACGACTCCAACTGCCTGCAACAGGCCATGGCCTATGGCGAGCGGGTCGTGCTGCAGCAGGTCGGGCTGTTTGCCGACGGCGTGGCCGTGGCGCAGATCGGCCAGTACACCTTCGACATCTGCAAGGATTACGTTGATGAGGTGATCACGGTCAGCACCGACGAGATCTGCGCGGCGATCAAGGACATCTACGACGACACCCGCTCGATCACCGAGCCAGCGGGCGCGCTGGGCGTGGCCGGGATCAAGCGCTACACCGAGCAGTATGGCGTCAGCGGCCAGACCTTCGTCGCCATTGATTCAGGCGCCAACGTCAATTTCGACCGCCTGCGCCACGTCGCCGAGCGCGCCGAGCTGGGCGAAGGCCGCGAAGCGATCATTGCCGTGACCATTCCCGAGCAGCCGGGCAGTTTCAAGGCGTTCTGCGAGGCCATCGGCAAGCGCCAGATCACCGAATTCAACTACCGCTACCACACCGACCGCGAGGCGCACATCTTCGTCGGCGTGCAGACGCATCCTGAGAACGATCCGCGCAAGGCGTTGATCGCCAGCCTGACCGCGCAAGGCTTCCCGGTGTTGGACCTGACCGACAACGAACTGGCCAAGCTGCACCTGCGGCACATGGTCGGTGGGCATTCGGAGCGGGTCAGCGATGAAGTGGTGTTCCGCTTCGAATTCCCCGAGCGGCCGGGCGCGCTGTTCAACTTCCTCAACAAGCTGGGCGGCAAATGGAACATCTCGATGTTCCACTACCGCAACCACGGCGCAGCGGACGGGCGCGTCGTCGCGGGTCTGGTGGTGCCGGAGGATGAACGGCATCTGGTGCCCAAGGCACTGGCGGAGATTGGTTATCCGTACTGGGATGAGACGAACAACCCGGCGTACAAGTTGTTTCTCGGCTGACAGGGATCTACTTCTTTTGTAGGAGCGCGCTTGCCCGCGAGTGCGGTGAGTCAGTGAACACATCCATGACTGATATACCGCATTCGATGCCGTCGTAACCTCCGACGTCTCCCACAGGGACCGTATAGGCCCAGAGCCCTTGGTTGTCGCAAGACTTGTGACTGCCGCAGAACCTGTGGTTGCCTCAAATGTGTGGCTGGCGCAAACCTGGGGTGTCTCAAAATGTGGCTGGTGCAAAATCTGTGGGAGCTGCTGGAGGTTACGACAGTGGCGAATGCGGTGGGTCAGTGAACACATCCATGACTGACATACCGTATTCGCTGCCGTCGTAACCTCCGACGTCTCCCACAGGGACCGTACAGGCCCAGAGCCCTTGGTTGTCGCAAGACTTGTGACTGCCGCAGAACCTGTGGTTGCCTCAAATGTGCGGCTGGCGCAAACCTGGGGTTGCCTCAAATGTATGGCTGCCGCAAACCTGTGGGAGCTGCTGGAGGTTACGACAGTGGCGAATGCGGTGGGTCAGTCATAACACCGGAGACTGTTACACCGCCTACCCTGATCTCGCAACCTTCGACCTTTCCCACAGAGAGCGTTTAGAGAACCAAACGTGTGATTGGACCTCACTGCGCCGGCGTCACTGCCTCAGGTGCTGGCTCGCCAGCGGGAGCCGGCTCCTGCGCCGGTGTCGGTGCAGGCGTTTCAACAGGGGCAGCGGTTTCAGCCTTCAGCGGTTCAGGCTCTGCGGGGGCTGGCATGGGTTCGCTGCTTTGCTCGGCAGCCGCCGCAGGCGCTGTGGCCGGGGTGGCAAGCGGTGCAGGTGCGGCGGCGGGAGCAGCCGCAGGCGCTGCTGTCGCTGGCTTCTGCTCGGTCAACGCCGCCGCTTTTGCTGCGGGCGCAGGTTCCGGCATGCCCATATCAGCCTTGGGTTTATCTTCGATGTGCGCAGCTTTCTTCACTTCAGGCGGCAGGAAGTTTTCCACCAACGCGAAGAAACGATCGTAGAACTTGGACGAAGACACCGTTTCACTGGCCACCTTGACCATCGAATCGTCCGTAGACCCGATCGGCATCGACACCGAACCCAGCACACCGACACCCAGACTCGCCGAGTTATTCACCTTTTTCAGCGCGTAACGATCCTGAAGGGCGTTGGCAAACATGGTGGCTTTGCCGTCAGCATTGCCATCAGCCGCACAGACTACGCTGAAGCTGATCTCCATGTGTGTCTCGCCGGTCTGCTGGAAGCTCTTGTGGCCGCTGATCATTTTCGGATCACTGCTGGTGATGATGTAACCCTGGCTCAGCAGCGCCCGGCGTCCTGCCTCGCAGGTGGCGGAATCGGAGACGGGGTAGTTGCGCGAGAATGTCCCGGCGTCGTCGAAGTTTTCATGCTCATAGACAGTAGGCTTCTTTGACGAGCAGCCTGCGGCGGCCAGCAGGGCAAGAACCCAGCATGCGGTACGAAAGCTCAGTAATTTAGACATCAAACATCCCGGGGAAAAAGGTCGACAGAACAGTGGACCGGAGAAATCGCCGGTAAGTCTGCAACAAGCCTTGCATCGGATCAACGCAGAGTTTGCAACCAGGTGGATACATCCTGACGCGCAGAAGCGCTTGGCAGAGCCTGCGACGGGCTGCGTGGGGGTTTTCACGGCCGTTTGGCTCCCCCAACAGCGCGGCCGAGAAAACGCCCAGCGGACACAGGAATCGACTGACGGTCGTGGTTCTCATGCGCGCCATGGGTAACAGCCTTCAGATCTCGCCGTGCTCCATGCGCACGCCGAGGAATTCAAGGGCACGCCAGTAACCCGGGTAGGTCTTGCCCACGCAGTCAGGGTCCTGAATACGCACGCCCGAGACTTTTAGCCCCGCGAGGGCAAAACACATGGCGATGCGGTGGTCTGAGTGCGTGTTGATCAACGCGTTGCTGCTGGTCCCGGCCAACCCGGGATCCGCCGCGACCAGCAAATCATCGCCCTCCACCGTCGCAAGGCCAGGACGCACCTGATTCAGACCGTCGTGCAGGGCCTGAACCCGGTCGCACTCCTTCACGCGCAGGTTGGCCAGATCCACGAACCGCACCGGCGTTTTATTGAACGCTGCCAACACTGCCAACGTAGGGATCGCATCCTGCATCTGCGAGCCGTTGATGACCGCCGGCATGTTCGGGAACTGGGCGATCACGTCCATTGCCTTGGCATCGGGCTGGGTGAACGCTTCGGCAGCGACCCCCAGATCGATCTTCCCCGCAGTCAGCGCTTCAGCCGCCCACAGGTAGGTCGCGGCTGAAGCATCGGGCTCGATCTGATAATCGCACGCGGTGTAACCGGTGGGCGAAACACGCCAAAGCGCTTCGTCAACGACCTCCACCTCGGCACCGAACGCGCGCATGCAGGCAATGGTCAGGTCGATGTACCCGCGAGCGCCGATCTCTTTACCGGTCAGCGCCACTTCAATCGGCGCATCACCACAGGCGGCAACCATCAGCAATGCCGAGACGTACTGACTCGACAGACCGCCATCAATTTCAAAGCGCGTGGCCTTGATCGAACCGCTGCCATGGATGACCACGGGCGGACAACCCGTGGCGCTCTCGGCGTTCAGACCGCCCTTGCGCAAAGACTCCAGCAGCGGACCAATAGGACGCTTCTGCATGTAATGGTCGCCATCCAGCGTCACGCTGCCGTTGACGGTACACACCGCAGCGGTGAGAAAGCGCACGGCCGTGCCGGCATTCCCCAGAAACAGCGGTCCTTCAGGCACCTGCAAACGGCCACTGCTGGTTACCACGAAACTGGTGTCATCCGGTTCTTCGATGGTGACGCCCATCTGCCGCAAGGCATTGGACATGTGTCGTGTGTCGTCGCTTTTAAGTGCGCCGCGCAGGTGGCTGGTGCCTTTGGCCAGCGCCGCCAGCAACAAAGCACGGTTGGTGATCGACTTGGAGCCAGGTGGCGCAACGTGCCCCGTCAACGGAACACCCGGCGGGATCACAGTGATGGTTTGGTTCATGCCCATGGGTCCAGCTCTCCAGGTTCGAAGTCAGCGCGGCTTAACAAGCCGGCAATGATGTCATTTATCCGTGCACTCTGCAGTATCGAGTTAACGCCCGCGACAAGGGCTTGATCGACGCTACACCGCTTTCCCCGAATCCAGGCGGTATTCCCGCCCCACCTCCATCAGCGATCGCAGCGTATCGGGGTCGGGTTGATAGCCCAGCAATTCTCTGGCCTTGGAACAATCAACGGTCAGTGATCCGCACAGCTGGGTATACAAATCGCCCTTACCCATCAGTTTGAGCAATCCTCCCAGCAGCATGGGGGGAACCGGGATCGACCACTGTCGTTTCTGCATCCCCTGGGCAAGCGCGTCAAGTATCTGCGGGGTAGACACGTCAGTGCCATCGCTGGCGAGGAACAGTTGCCCAGCGGCCTTGGGGTGCTGTGAAGCCAACGCGATCAGGCGGGCCAGGTTATCGATGGACACGATGCTTCTGGCATTGCGTACCGAGCCAAACGGGCTGGGAATGCCTTTATCCACCACCTTCAGCAAGGTTCTGAAGTTACCGGGGGCTTGCGCGCCGTAGACCAGGGGCGGGCGAATAATCACCAGCTCCATGACCTCTGACCGGACGAGCGCTTGCAACCCTTGTTCGGCGTCCAGTTTGGAGCGGGCGTAATGTGCGACCGGCCGAGGCACAGAGGTCTCGGTGAAACGCTGGCCGCCGGATTCGTTGCCGTTGACCCCGATCGAACTGATGAAAACGAAGCGTCCGACGCCCGCCGCCATCGCCATGCGCGCCAATTCCAGCGTCGCATCACAGTTCACTGCCCGGTAGAGATCTGCAGTGTCACCCTGCTTGTTCAGCACATGCGCCCTGCCCGCGAGGTGCACGATGCAATCGACCGAACCGAGGCAGCCCCCGACCGCGTTCGGATCAGTAAAGTCAGCGGCACGGTAGTCGACGCCCGGTACGCTTCCTTCTCCGGACCGGGACACACCGATCACGGAGTGCCCGTCACCGACCAGCCACTCACACAGCCGGGTGCCGATGAATCCAGTGGCTCCCGTAACAAGAATCCGCATGGTTCGAAACTCGATATCCCTAAAGGGAGTGCATGATAAACGCAGAAGTCGTGGCGAGACGGCCGCCCACTTTTCGCAGGCACAAAAAAAGCGACCCAAGGTCGCTTTCTTTGTCGCTTCAAGGAGTTCAAGGGCCTTGAAGCTATGTATGGCGCAGCGGACGGGACTCGAACCCGCGACCCCCGGCGTGACAGGCCGGTATTCTAACCGACTGAACTACCGCTGCGTGTCGCACAGACTTGCATCTGTTTAACTCTGTTGAAACCGGCTTTTTAGAAGCCTGCTTCGTATAACACTGATTGATTGCCTTGGCGTTCAATCTCAAACCGGACTCAATATCCGATCTGGAAAATATGGCGCAGCGGACGGGACTCGAACCCGCGACCCCCGGCGTGACAGGCCGGTATTCTAACCGACTGAACTACCGCTGCGCAGTGGTGGACTTGCGTCCTGCTGAATCTCAGTAACCTTCAGCGTGTCTTCCAAACTTCGTAGCGTCAGCTACTCAGCGCTCAACGATGGTGGGTGATGACGGGATCGAACCGCCGACATTCTGCTTGTAAGGCAGACGCTCTCCCGGCTGAGCTAATCACCCTTTGCTTCGCTGAGGCCGCGAAATTTACGCAGGTACCGAACCTAAGTCAATAGCCTGCTTGAAGTTTTTTTTAAAAAACAGTTTTCAGCTGCAAGCTTCTCGCGGCAAGTTAAAAGAAAAAAGCGAACCATGAGGTCCGCTTTTCACTTGAAGCTTGAAGCTTGGCGCTGCTTCATTCCACGTAGATCATTTTCTTGCTCATGCCGCCGTCGACCACGAACTCCTGCCCGGTAACGAATCCTGAGTTCTTCGACAGCAGCCAGGCGACCGTCGCCGCAACGTCCTCGACCGTCCCCACCCTGCCCGCCGGATGTTGAGCATGATCGGCGTCGGACAACGGTTCGGCACGGCGTTGAGAAGGATCACGGGCATCGATCCAGCCAGGACTAACCGCATTGACCCGAACCTGCGGCCCCAGACTCATGGCCAACGCGTGCGTCAGCGCCAGAAGGCCACCTTTGCTCGCCGCGTAGGCTTCGGTGTCGGGCTCAGACTGTCGGGCGCGCGTCGAACTCAGATTGACGATGCTGCCACCGTGGGCGCGCAGATACGGCGCACAATGTTTCGCCAACAGCATGGGGCCGCTGAGATTGACGGCCAGCACGCGATTCCAGTGCGCCAGATCAAGGCTTTCGAGCACCCTGTTGCGGGGATCGGCCACCGCAGCGTTGCACACCAGCGCGTCCAGACGGCCAAACATGCCGAGCACCTCGGCAACACCTTTGGCCACCTGCTCCTCGCTGGAAACGTCCATGGCGATGAACGAAGCATTGTCACCAAGCACACCGGCGACGGCCTCACCACGCTGACGGTCCACGTCAGCCAGCACGACCTGCCAGCCTTCAGTGATCAGCCAGGCAGCGATGCCCAGGCCAATCCCGCGCGCAGCACCCGTCACCAGTGCGACGCGGCCGTTGTGAACCCCGGCCGCCTCAACCACTAACTCATTCACAGGGCAGCCAGACCACGCGCCAGGTCGGCCTTGAGGTCGGCAACGTCTTCCAGGCCCACGGCAACCCGGATCAGGCTGTCGCGAATGCCGGCAGCTTCACGCTCCTGCGGCGACAGACGGCCGTGGGAGGTGGTGCTTGGATGGGTGATAGTGGTTTTGGTGTCGCCCAGGTTTGCCGTGATCGAAATAAGGCGCGTCGCATCGATGAAGCGCCAGGCGCCGTCTTTGCCACCCTTGACTTCAAAACTGACGACGGCACCGAATGCCTTCTGCTGACGCTTGGCGAGGTCGTGCTGCGGGTGGCTTTCGAGACCGGCGTAATGCACTTTTTCGATGCCGTCCTGTTGCTCCAGCCACTGCGCCAGCTCGAGCGCGCTCTGGCAGTGCGCACGCATACGGATGTTCAGGGTTTCGAGGCCCTTGAGGAACAACCAGGCGTTGAACGGACTCAGGCTCGGTCCGGCAGTGCGCAGGAAGCCAACGACTTCTTTCATCTGCTCGCTGCGACCGACGACCACACCGCCCATGGCGCGACCTTGACCGTCGATGAACTTGGTCGCGGAGTGCACGACCACGTCCGCGCCCATGCGCAACGGTTGCTGCAGCGCCGGGGTGCAGAAGCAGTTGTCGACGACCAGCATCGCGCCCTTGCCGTGAGCGATCTCGGCCAGTGCCGCGATGTCGACCAGTTCGGCCAGCGGGTTGGACGGCGACTCGACGAACAGCAACTTGGTGTTCGCCTTGATCGCCGCGTCCCAACCGGACAGTTCGGCCAGCGGCACGTAATCGACCTGCACGCCAAAACGCTTGAAGTATTTCTCGAACAGGCTGATGGTCGAACCGAAGACGCTCTTGGACACCAGCACGTGATCGCCCGCACTGCACAGGCTCATCACGGTCGCCAGGATCGCCGACATCCCCGTGGAGGTCGCAACCGCCTGCTCGCCGCCTTCCAGCGCGGCGATGCGCTCTTCGAAGGAGTGCACCGTCGGGTTGGTGTAGCGCGAATAGACGTTGCCCGGCATGTCACCGGCAAACGTGGCGGCCGCATCGGCTGCCGTGCGGAACACGTAGCTCGAGGTGAAGAACAATGGATCGCTGTGTTCGCTCTCCGGCGTACGGTGCTGACCAGCGCGAACGGCGAGGGTGTCGAACCCCACGCCCTCCAGATCGCTGTCCAGTCGACCGGCATCCCATTGCTGAGTCATGCCGCCTACTCCTTGTCTGAATTAATTGTTGTACAGATCGATGATCGCGCTCACCGCCTGAGTCTTGACCTTGGAAGCGTCGTTACGCGCCTGCTCGATCTTGTTCAGGTAATGCTCGTCGATATCACCGGTCACGTACTTGCCGTCGAAGACCGAGCAATCGAAGTTGTCGATCTTGATCTTCTTGCTGCCACTCACCGCTTCGATCAGGTCACTGAGGTCCTGATAGATCAACCAGTCGGCACCGATGAGGTCGGCCACGTCCTGAGTCGAACGGTTGTGAGCGATCAGCTCGTGAGCACTCGGCATGTCGATGCCGTAGACGTTGGGGAAGCGTACAGCGGGGGCCGCGGAGCAGAAATACACGTTCTTGGCGCCGGCTTCGCGGGCCATCTGGATGATCTGCTTGCAGGTGGTGCCGCGCACGATGGAGTCGTCCACCAGCATCACGTTCTTGCCACGGAACTCAAGTTCGATGGCGTTGAGCTTCTGGCGCACGGACTTCTTGCGTGCGGCCTGGCCCGGCATGATGAACGTCCGGCCGATGTAACGGTTCTTGACGAAGCCTTCGCGGAACTTCACGCCCAGATGGTTGGCCAGTTCGAGGGCGGCCGTGCGGCTGGTGTCCGGAATCGGGATGACCACGTCGATGTCGTGATCAGGACGCTCGCGCAGGATCTTGTCGGCCAGCTTCTCGCCCATGCGCAGGCGCGCTTTGTAGACCGAGATGCCGTCGATGATCGAGTCCGGGCGCGCCAGATACACGTGTTCGAAGATGCAAGGCGCGTATTGCGGGTTCTTCGCGCACTGGCGGGTGTGCAGCTTGCCGTC
Proteins encoded:
- the ilvA gene encoding threonine ammonia-lyase, biosynthetic; translated protein: MLNHYVKKILTSRVYDVAVETPLHGARQLSERLGNQVLLKREDLQPVFSFKIRGAYNKLAQLSPEELARGVVTASAGNHAQGLALAAKTLGVSATIVMPKTTPEIKVEGVRSRGGKVVLHGDSFPEALAYSLKLVEEKGYVYIHPYDDPDTIAGQGTVAMEILRQHPGQLDAIFVPVGGGGLIAGIAAYVKYLRPEIKVIGVEPDDSNCLQQAMAYGERVVLQQVGLFADGVAVAQIGQYTFDICKDYVDEVITVSTDEICAAIKDIYDDTRSITEPAGALGVAGIKRYTEQYGVSGQTFVAIDSGANVNFDRLRHVAERAELGEGREAIIAVTIPEQPGSFKAFCEAIGKRQITEFNYRYHTDREAHIFVGVQTHPENDPRKALIASLTAQGFPVLDLTDNELAKLHLRHMVGGHSERVSDEVVFRFEFPERPGALFNFLNKLGGKWNISMFHYRNHGAADGRVVAGLVVPEDERHLVPKALAEIGYPYWDETNNPAYKLFLG
- a CDS encoding DUF2242 domain-containing protein, which encodes MSKLLSFRTACWVLALLAAAGCSSKKPTVYEHENFDDAGTFSRNYPVSDSATCEAGRRALLSQGYIITSSDPKMISGHKSFQQTGETHMEISFSVVCAADGNADGKATMFANALQDRYALKKVNNSASLGVGVLGSVSMPIGSTDDSMVKVASETVSSSKFYDRFFALVENFLPPEVKKAAHIEDKPKADMGMPEPAPAAKAAALTEQKPATAAPAAAPAAAPAPLATPATAPAAAAEQSSEPMPAPAEPEPLKAETAAPVETPAPTPAQEPAPAGEPAPEAVTPAQ
- a CDS encoding 3-phosphoshikimate 1-carboxyvinyltransferase; its protein translation is MGMNQTITVIPPGVPLTGHVAPPGSKSITNRALLLAALAKGTSHLRGALKSDDTRHMSNALRQMGVTIEEPDDTSFVVTSSGRLQVPEGPLFLGNAGTAVRFLTAAVCTVNGSVTLDGDHYMQKRPIGPLLESLRKGGLNAESATGCPPVVIHGSGSIKATRFEIDGGLSSQYVSALLMVAACGDAPIEVALTGKEIGARGYIDLTIACMRAFGAEVEVVDEALWRVSPTGYTACDYQIEPDASAATYLWAAEALTAGKIDLGVAAEAFTQPDAKAMDVIAQFPNMPAVINGSQMQDAIPTLAVLAAFNKTPVRFVDLANLRVKECDRVQALHDGLNQVRPGLATVEGDDLLVAADPGLAGTSSNALINTHSDHRIAMCFALAGLKVSGVRIQDPDCVGKTYPGYWRALEFLGVRMEHGEI
- a CDS encoding NAD-dependent epimerase/dehydratase family protein, translating into MRILVTGATGFIGTRLCEWLVGDGHSVIGVSRSGEGSVPGVDYRAADFTDPNAVGGCLGSVDCIVHLAGRAHVLNKQGDTADLYRAVNCDATLELARMAMAAGVGRFVFISSIGVNGNESGGQRFTETSVPRPVAHYARSKLDAEQGLQALVRSEVMELVIIRPPLVYGAQAPGNFRTLLKVVDKGIPSPFGSVRNARSIVSIDNLARLIALASQHPKAAGQLFLASDGTDVSTPQILDALAQGMQKRQWSIPVPPMLLGGLLKLMGKGDLYTQLCGSLTVDCSKARELLGYQPDPDTLRSLMEVGREYRLDSGKAV
- a CDS encoding SDR family oxidoreductase; this encodes MNELVVEAAGVHNGRVALVTGAARGIGLGIAAWLITEGWQVVLADVDRQRGEAVAGVLGDNASFIAMDVSSEEQVAKGVAEVLGMFGRLDALVCNAAVADPRNRVLESLDLAHWNRVLAVNLSGPMLLAKHCAPYLRAHGGSIVNLSSTRARQSEPDTEAYAASKGGLLALTHALAMSLGPQVRVNAVSPGWIDARDPSQRRAEPLSDADHAQHPAGRVGTVEDVAATVAWLLSKNSGFVTGQEFVVDGGMSKKMIYVE
- a CDS encoding O-succinylhomoserine sulfhydrylase; amino-acid sequence: MTQQWDAGRLDSDLEGVGFDTLAVRAGQHRTPESEHSDPLFFTSSYVFRTAADAAATFAGDMPGNVYSRYTNPTVHSFEERIAALEGGEQAVATSTGMSAILATVMSLCSAGDHVLVSKSVFGSTISLFEKYFKRFGVQVDYVPLAELSGWDAAIKANTKLLFVESPSNPLAELVDIAALAEIAHGKGAMLVVDNCFCTPALQQPLRMGADVVVHSATKFIDGQGRAMGGVVVGRSEQMKEVVGFLRTAGPSLSPFNAWLFLKGLETLNIRMRAHCQSALELAQWLEQQDGIEKVHYAGLESHPQHDLAKRQQKAFGAVVSFEVKGGKDGAWRFIDATRLISITANLGDTKTTITHPSTTSHGRLSPQEREAAGIRDSLIRVAVGLEDVADLKADLARGLAAL
- the purF gene encoding amidophosphoribosyltransferase translates to MCGIVGIVGKSNVNQALYDALTVLQHRGQDAAGIVTSHDGRLFLRKDNGLVRDVFHQRHMQRLVGHMGIGHVRYPTAGSSTSAEAQPFYVNSPYGITLAHNGNLTNVEQLAKEIFESDLRHVNTNSDSEVLLNVFAHELAVRGKLQPTEEDIFAAVTDVHNRCRGGYAVVAMITGYGIVGFRDPDAIRPIVFGQRHTDEGVEYMIASESVALDVLGFTLIRDLAPGEAVYITEDGKLHTRQCAKNPQYAPCIFEHVYLARPDSIIDGISVYKARLRMGEKLADKILRERPDHDIDVVIPIPDTSRTAALELANHLGVKFREGFVKNRYIGRTFIMPGQAARKKSVRQKLNAIELEFRGKNVMLVDDSIVRGTTCKQIIQMAREAGAKNVYFCSAAPAVRFPNVYGIDMPSAHELIAHNRSTQDVADLIGADWLIYQDLSDLIEAVSGSKKIKIDNFDCSVFDGKYVTGDIDEHYLNKIEQARNDASKVKTQAVSAIIDLYNN